A region from the Ciconia boyciana chromosome 1, ASM3463844v1, whole genome shotgun sequence genome encodes:
- the LOC140655426 gene encoding lysosomal alpha-glucosidase-like, which yields MVTSKARILAASTINTGNLPEDGTLNSVVPPLLGWLVPHHQDPFITKDEEPGTYRPYDLGEEMGVWVNNSDGVTPAVGKAWPPGDSVFPDYTNPRTVEWWTQMCLEFKDVLDYDGIWIDMNEPSNFLRGQYPGCAVNDINNPPYIPSISDRSLAQKTLCPDSKTYLGDHYNTHSLFGWSQTAPTFHVAQQATGKRAFVLSRSTFVGSGKHGGHWLGDNFSRWKDMHQSIIGILEFNLFGIPYIGADICGFNYNTTYELCLRWMQLGSFYPFSRNHNAEGNSGDKLPSTWKKNYATVAAPLSTIPLFVRGGYILPEQAPAATTTKSRLNPFGLIIALDEQGEASGSLFWDDGDSVDTIEKENYFLAKYTYSKGNLKTEILKNGYRGADTLKYNKIMILGLKLRPHAVALSGRAIHGDAFSYELNGKLTLWISAPLTQELNIMIY from the exons ATGGTCACAAGCAAAGCGCGGATCCTGGCAGCCAGCACTATTAACACTGGTAATCTGCCTGAGGATGGAACCCTGAACTCTGTTGTGCCACCACTGCTGGGGTGGCTGGTGCCTCACCATCAG GACCCTTTCATAACTAAGGACGAAGAACCTGGCACTTACAGGCCTTATGATCTCGGAGAGGAAATGGGAGTCTGGGTGAACAACTCCGATGGCGTAACTCCTGCTGTTGGAAAG GCCTGGCCCCCCGGAGACTCGGTGTTTCCTGACTACACCAACCCCAGGACAGTTGAGTGGTGGACCCAGATGTGTCTGGAGTTTAAGGATGTCCTTGACTACGATGGGATCTGGATT GATATGAACGAACCGTCCAATTTCTTAAGAGGCCAGTATCCTGGATGTGCTGTTAATGATATCAATAACCCTCCTTACATTCCTA GCATTTCTGATCGTTCCCTGGCGCAAAAGACGTTGTGTCCCGACTCCAAGACTTACCTTGGAGATCATTATAACACACACTCTCTCTTCGGCTGGTCACAGACAGCACCAACTTTCCA TGTTGCCCAGCAGGCAACTGGAAAGCGAGCGTTTGTCTTGAGTCGGTCTACATTTGTTGGCAGTGGGAAGCACGGGGGTCACTGGCTGGGTGACAACTTCTCTCGGTGGAAGGACATGCACCAGTCAATCATTGGAATCCTGGAATTCAACCTCTTTGGCATCCCCTAC atcGGTGCTGATATCTGTGGGTTTAACTACAACACTACCTATGAACTCTGCTTGCGCTGGATGCAGCTTGGCTCTTTCTATCCATTTTCCAGAAACCACAATGCAGAGGGAAATAGC GGCGACAAACTGCCAAGTACCTGGAAAAAGAACTATGCTACTGTGGCTGCCCCGTTGAGCACAATCCCTCTGTTCGTCCGTGGAGGCTACATCCTGCCAGAACAGGCACCAGCCGCGACCACTACTAAGAG CCGTCTGAATCCATTTGGGCTCATTATCGCCCTGGATGAACAAGGAGAAGCTTCTGGGTCTCTCTTCTGGGATGACGGTGATTCAGTCG ATACTATTGAAAAGGAGAACTACTTCTTGGCTAAATACACATACAGCAAA GGAAAcctgaagacagaaatacttaaaaatggCTACCGAGGGGCTGACACTCTGAAGTACAACAAAATTATGATTCTTGGCCTGAAACTGAGACCTCATGCTGTTGCTCTGAGTGGAAGAGCTATCCATGGAGATGCTTTCTCCTATGAGCTGAATGGG aaactcACTTTATGGATTTCTGCCCCACTTACTCAGGAACTCAACATTATGATTTACTAG